One segment of Streptomyces sp. XD-27 DNA contains the following:
- a CDS encoding translation factor GTPase family protein, translated as MRTLNLGILAHVDAGKTSLTERLLYAAGVIDEIGSVDDGSTRTDSLALERRRGITIKSAVVSFAVEDATVNLIDTPGHPDFIAEVERVLSVLDGAVLVVSAVEGVQPQTRVLMRTLRRLRIPTLVFVNKIDRGGACHDRLLRSMSGKLTPAIVPMGSVTGLGTRAAAVEPYGAADAGFTSALVERLAEHDESLLAAYVDDEAAVPYDRLRAELAAQTGRALVHPVFFGSAITGAGVAALTAGIRELLPAAAGEAADGPVSGTVFKVERGPAGEKIAYVRLRSGTVRTRDVLRFGADGGGADGGAGADGGAGRDRGAAAAAREGKVTAVGVFDGGAAVRRTSLSAGQIGTLRGLDGIRIGDTLGDASGVATGAVGAIGGPGGPGGPSSPSGPSGPGGPSGPSGPSGPGGTERRRHFAPPTLETVVVPRRACDRGALHAALAQLAEQDPLIDLRQDDIRQEVSVSLYGEVQKEVIQATLADDFGVDVTFRETTTICRERPVGTGAAVEFMGREDNPFRATVGLRVEPAAAGSGVRFRLGIELGSLPLSFVKAVEETVHRTLGQGIHGWPVTDCTVTLTHSAYTPPPPSGWSTWSSSAGDFRKLTPLVLMSALRQAGTRVYEPMHRFHLEAPADTFGVLLPVLARLGAVPQASPAVRAPSRVPGGVSEGVSEGVSEEVPEGVLEGQIPAASVHRLERRLPGLTRGEGVLECAFDRYQPVRGAIPTRERTDHDPLDRKGYLLRVVRRVAGRGEGG; from the coding sequence GTGCGCACGTTGAACCTCGGGATTCTGGCCCATGTCGACGCCGGTAAGACCAGCCTGACCGAGCGGCTGCTGTACGCCGCCGGGGTCATCGACGAGATCGGCAGCGTCGACGACGGCAGTACCCGGACCGATTCCCTGGCGCTGGAGCGGCGGCGCGGCATCACGATCAAGTCCGCGGTCGTGTCGTTCGCCGTCGAGGACGCCACCGTCAACCTGATCGACACCCCCGGTCACCCGGACTTCATCGCCGAGGTGGAGCGGGTGCTGAGCGTGCTCGACGGTGCCGTCCTGGTCGTCTCCGCCGTGGAGGGGGTGCAGCCGCAGACCCGCGTGCTGATGCGGACGCTGCGGCGGCTGCGCATCCCCACCCTCGTCTTCGTCAACAAGATCGACCGCGGCGGCGCGTGCCACGACCGCCTGCTGCGGAGCATGTCCGGGAAGCTGACCCCGGCGATCGTGCCGATGGGTTCCGTCACGGGCCTGGGCACCCGCGCGGCCGCCGTCGAGCCGTACGGCGCCGCCGACGCCGGCTTCACCTCCGCGCTGGTCGAACGGCTCGCCGAGCACGATGAATCGCTCCTGGCCGCGTACGTGGACGACGAGGCGGCGGTTCCGTACGACCGGCTCCGCGCGGAGCTGGCGGCGCAGACCGGGCGGGCGCTGGTGCACCCGGTGTTCTTCGGGTCGGCGATCACGGGCGCGGGCGTGGCCGCGCTGACCGCCGGCATCAGGGAGCTGCTGCCCGCGGCGGCGGGAGAGGCGGCGGACGGGCCGGTGTCCGGCACGGTCTTCAAGGTCGAACGCGGGCCCGCCGGGGAGAAGATCGCCTACGTCCGCCTGCGCTCGGGCACGGTACGGACCCGGGACGTGCTGCGGTTCGGCGCGGACGGCGGGGGTGCGGACGGCGGTGCGGGCGCCGACGGCGGCGCGGGCCGCGACCGCGGCGCGGCCGCCGCGGCGCGTGAGGGCAAGGTCACCGCGGTCGGTGTCTTCGACGGTGGTGCGGCCGTGCGGCGCACGTCGCTCTCCGCGGGGCAGATCGGCACGCTCCGGGGGCTCGACGGCATCCGGATCGGCGACACGCTCGGTGACGCCTCCGGTGTCGCGACGGGCGCGGTCGGCGCGATCGGCGGGCCTGGCGGCCCCGGCGGCCCCAGTAGCCCCAGCGGCCCCAGCGGCCCTGGCGGACCCAGCGGACCCAGCGGACCCAGCGGCCCCGGCGGCACGGAACGACGCCGGCACTTCGCGCCGCCCACGCTGGAGACCGTCGTCGTCCCCCGCCGCGCCTGCGACCGCGGCGCGCTGCACGCCGCGCTCGCCCAGCTCGCCGAGCAGGACCCGCTGATCGACCTGCGGCAGGACGACATCCGGCAGGAGGTGTCGGTGTCCCTCTACGGCGAGGTGCAGAAGGAGGTCATCCAGGCGACGCTGGCGGACGACTTCGGCGTCGACGTCACCTTCCGCGAGACGACGACGATCTGCCGGGAACGGCCGGTCGGCACCGGCGCGGCCGTGGAATTCATGGGCCGGGAGGACAACCCGTTCCGCGCCACGGTCGGGCTGCGCGTCGAGCCGGCGGCCGCCGGCTCCGGCGTCCGGTTCCGGCTGGGGATCGAGCTGGGGTCGCTGCCGTTGTCCTTCGTGAAGGCGGTCGAGGAGACCGTGCACCGGACGCTGGGGCAGGGAATCCACGGCTGGCCGGTCACGGACTGCACCGTCACCCTGACGCACTCGGCGTACACGCCGCCCCCTCCGTCCGGCTGGAGCACGTGGTCGAGCAGCGCCGGCGACTTCCGCAAGCTGACGCCGCTGGTCCTGATGAGCGCCCTGCGGCAGGCCGGCACCCGGGTGTACGAGCCCATGCACCGCTTCCACCTGGAGGCCCCGGCGGACACGTTCGGGGTGCTGCTGCCCGTACTGGCGCGGCTGGGAGCCGTTCCGCAGGCGTCACCGGCCGTCCGCGCGCCGTCACGCGTGCCGGGGGGCGTGTCGGAGGGCGTGTCGGAGGGCGTGTCGGAGGAGGTGCCCGAGGGCGTGCTGGAGGGGCAGATCCCGGCCGCGTCGGTGCACCGGCTGGAGCGGCGGCTGCCGGGCCTGACGCGCGGCGAGGGCGTGCTGGAATGCGCCTTCGACCGCTACCAGCCGGTGCGCGGCGCGATCCCGACCCGGGAGCGGACGGACCACGATCCGCTCGACCGCAAGGGATACCTGCTGCGGGTGGTGCGGCGCGTGGCCGGGCGAGGGGAGGGCGGATGA
- a CDS encoding S9 family peptidase → MTETAAPTAAARISAVAGAAALLLSLSAAPAPAAPPTTPPTAPRGTLLSVTPLGHASRADVVRIVSGAGVDAAAARHGTDSYRLTYATITPFGAPTTASALLVLPDGGGDRLSTVSETHGTIAYRGSAPSTGDDSSDIGALLYASGGRAVVAPDYLGLGTGPGTHPYVDTASSVSASVDALRAARTAAGDRGRRLTADVYATGFSQGGQVAMALGRELARGAEPRFRLRALAPVAGPYDIEGQELPAIFDGRVKGRSGVFYLTYFLVAQNRLWPLYADPRDAFRAPYADRVEGLFDGEHRNREIVEQLPGSVEELLTAEWYERLQHPTGALAEVLRRNDGVCAWAPRVPVRLHTARGDQDVPIGNTVSCAKTLAERGAHATVLSYGDSDHHGTYQRAVASNARWFARLDQFRSGQPR, encoded by the coding sequence ATGACGGAAACCGCAGCACCGACGGCCGCCGCCCGTATCAGCGCGGTGGCCGGTGCCGCCGCCCTGCTCCTGTCCCTCTCCGCCGCACCCGCACCCGCCGCACCACCGACCACGCCGCCGACGGCCCCGCGCGGCACGCTGCTGTCCGTGACGCCGCTGGGCCACGCGAGCCGCGCGGACGTGGTGCGGATCGTCTCCGGGGCGGGCGTGGACGCCGCCGCCGCGCGCCACGGCACCGACTCCTACCGGCTGACGTACGCCACCATCACCCCGTTCGGCGCGCCGACCACCGCCTCCGCGCTGCTCGTCCTGCCGGACGGTGGCGGCGACCGGCTCAGCACGGTCTCCGAGACCCACGGCACCATCGCCTACCGCGGCAGCGCGCCCTCCACCGGGGACGACTCCTCGGACATCGGCGCCCTGCTGTACGCCTCCGGTGGCCGGGCCGTGGTCGCGCCGGACTACCTGGGCCTGGGCACCGGGCCCGGCACGCATCCGTACGTGGACACCGCGTCCTCCGTCTCGGCCTCCGTCGACGCCCTGCGCGCGGCCCGTACCGCCGCCGGTGACCGCGGAAGGCGGCTCACCGCGGACGTCTACGCCACCGGGTTCTCCCAGGGCGGCCAGGTCGCCATGGCCCTGGGCCGCGAGCTGGCCCGCGGCGCCGAACCCCGCTTCCGGCTGCGGGCGCTGGCCCCGGTCGCCGGCCCGTACGACATCGAGGGCCAGGAGCTGCCCGCCATCTTCGACGGCCGGGTCAAGGGCCGCTCGGGGGTCTTCTACCTGACGTACTTCCTGGTCGCCCAGAACCGGCTGTGGCCGCTCTATGCCGACCCGCGCGACGCCTTCCGCGCGCCGTACGCGGACCGCGTGGAGGGGCTCTTCGACGGCGAGCACCGCAACAGGGAGATCGTCGAGCAGCTCCCCGGCAGCGTCGAGGAGCTGCTCACCGCGGAGTGGTACGAGCGGCTCCAGCACCCCACCGGCGCGCTCGCGGAGGTACTCCGGCGCAACGACGGCGTCTGCGCGTGGGCTCCCCGGGTGCCGGTCCGCCTGCACACCGCGCGGGGCGACCAGGACGTGCCCATCGGCAACACGGTCAGCTGCGCCAAGACGCTGGCCGAGCGGGGAGCGCACGCCACGGTGCTCTCGTACGGCGACAGCGACCACCACGGCACATACCAGCGGGCAGTGGCGTCCAACGCCCGCTGGTTCGCCCGGCTGGACCAGTTCAGATCCGGTCAGCCGCGATGA
- a CDS encoding PP2C family serine/threonine-protein phosphatase, with amino-acid sequence MPYVAVSALSHPGLVRARNEDSLAVGPWTLCGTVTENPQTLLFPLGTPLLVAVADGLGGQPAGDVASALVVRRLASLGPSLDTEEAVRDAVNVCNRAVHAAADTNPDLVTMGTTVAGAVVLPESLFAFNVGDSRVYDATRDGFREVSVDDNPPLAPGQRTTPIVTQTLGGTPGFSAVTPHVATIGLSVGDRYLICSDGLTDPVPDDALGELLRVHDDGRAAFELWKAAIDAGGPDNITLALVRIGDA; translated from the coding sequence ATGCCGTACGTAGCCGTCAGCGCACTGAGCCACCCCGGGCTGGTCCGCGCCCGCAACGAGGACAGCCTCGCGGTCGGGCCGTGGACCCTGTGCGGCACCGTGACGGAGAACCCGCAGACGCTGCTGTTCCCCCTCGGCACGCCGCTCCTCGTCGCGGTCGCCGACGGCCTCGGCGGACAGCCGGCCGGTGATGTCGCCAGCGCCCTGGTCGTCCGCCGGCTCGCCTCGCTCGGCCCGTCACTGGACACCGAAGAGGCCGTACGCGACGCCGTGAACGTCTGCAACCGCGCCGTCCACGCGGCCGCCGACACCAATCCCGACCTGGTCACCATGGGCACCACGGTCGCGGGCGCCGTCGTCCTGCCGGAGTCGCTGTTCGCGTTCAACGTCGGCGACAGCAGGGTGTACGACGCGACACGGGACGGCTTCCGCGAGGTGAGCGTGGACGACAACCCGCCGCTGGCCCCGGGGCAGCGCACCACGCCGATCGTCACCCAGACCCTCGGCGGCACCCCCGGCTTCAGCGCGGTCACGCCCCACGTGGCGACGATCGGGCTCTCCGTGGGCGACCGCTACCTGATCTGCTCCGACGGCCTGACCGATCCGGTGCCGGACGACGCACTCGGCGAGCTGCTGCGGGTGCACGACGACGGCCGCGCGGCGTTCGAACTGTGGAAGGCCGCGATCGACGCGGGCGGCCCCGACAACATCACGCTCGCACTCGTCCGCATCGGCGATGCCTAG
- a CDS encoding family 2B encapsulin nanocompartment shell protein, whose translation MAVETRPAPAGKAQTQDQEQARLSLSTEAARNLATTTKSEPQMQAKSSRWLLRKLPWVHVPGGAYRVNRRLSYTVGDGRVTFDKNGSKVRVIPAELAELPLLQGFDDATALGALAEKFVQKEYEPGQVIVEAGRKADHVFLIAHGKVEKVGTGAYDQAETILGRLGDGDAFGGQMMKDPGGKWEFTARALTHTTILTLPHSAYKAVADQYAALRSHVQLLSANGHKKTNKSGEAEIEFLSSHVGEPTLPVTFADYELKPREYELSVAQTVLKVHSRVADLYNEPMNQTQQQLRLTIEALRERQERELVNNPEFGLLNNTDFEQRIPTRSGPPTPDDLDDLIAMRRNTQYLFAHPRTIAAFGKECNKRGIYFHSVDVDGHHIPAWRGVPILPCGKIPISDKGTSSIIAMRTGEKNEGVIGLYQTGIPDEVEPGLNVRFMGIDDKAIISYLVSTYYSAAILVPDAIGILENAEVGASA comes from the coding sequence ATGGCAGTGGAGACACGTCCGGCCCCGGCGGGGAAGGCCCAGACGCAGGACCAGGAGCAGGCGCGGCTGAGTCTCAGCACCGAGGCGGCGCGGAACCTGGCGACCACGACCAAGTCCGAACCTCAGATGCAGGCGAAGAGCTCGCGGTGGCTGCTGCGCAAGCTGCCGTGGGTGCACGTGCCCGGTGGGGCCTACCGGGTGAACCGGCGGCTCTCGTACACCGTCGGGGACGGCCGGGTGACCTTCGACAAGAACGGCTCCAAGGTCCGCGTCATCCCCGCCGAGCTGGCCGAACTGCCACTGCTGCAAGGGTTCGACGACGCCACCGCGCTGGGCGCGCTGGCCGAGAAGTTCGTCCAGAAGGAGTACGAGCCGGGCCAGGTCATCGTGGAGGCGGGCCGGAAGGCCGACCACGTCTTCCTGATCGCCCACGGCAAGGTGGAGAAGGTCGGCACCGGCGCGTACGACCAGGCAGAGACCATCCTGGGCCGGCTGGGCGACGGCGACGCCTTCGGCGGCCAGATGATGAAGGACCCCGGCGGCAAGTGGGAGTTCACGGCCCGCGCGCTGACCCACACCACGATCCTGACGCTGCCGCACTCCGCGTACAAGGCGGTCGCCGACCAGTACGCGGCGCTGCGCTCCCACGTCCAACTGCTCAGCGCCAACGGCCACAAGAAGACGAACAAGTCCGGCGAGGCCGAGATCGAGTTCCTCTCCAGCCACGTCGGCGAGCCGACGCTGCCGGTCACCTTCGCCGACTACGAACTCAAGCCGCGCGAGTACGAGTTGAGCGTCGCGCAGACGGTGCTGAAGGTGCACAGCCGGGTCGCCGACCTCTACAACGAGCCGATGAACCAGACCCAGCAGCAGTTGCGGCTGACCATCGAGGCCCTGCGCGAGCGCCAGGAGCGCGAGCTGGTCAACAACCCCGAGTTCGGGCTGCTCAACAACACGGACTTCGAGCAGCGCATCCCGACCCGCTCCGGCCCGCCCACCCCGGACGACCTGGACGACCTGATCGCCATGCGCCGCAACACCCAGTACCTCTTCGCCCACCCGCGGACCATCGCGGCCTTCGGCAAGGAGTGCAACAAGCGGGGCATCTACTTCCACAGCGTCGACGTCGACGGCCACCACATCCCCGCGTGGCGGGGCGTGCCGATCCTCCCCTGCGGCAAGATCCCGATCTCCGACAAGGGGACCTCGTCGATCATCGCGATGCGTACCGGGGAGAAGAACGAGGGCGTCATCGGCCTCTACCAGACCGGGATCCCGGACGAGGTCGAGCCCGGCCTCAACGTGCGGTTCATGGGCATCGACGACAAGGCGATCATCTCCTACCTCGTCAGCACCTACTACTCCGCCGCCATCCTCGTCCCCGACGCGATCGGCATCCTCGAGAACGCCGAGGTCGGTGCGAGTGCCTGA
- a CDS encoding BlaI/MecI/CopY family transcriptional regulator — MTDQDGAGGVGWPRRSRRRGQGELEAQVLAALQGAPGPVGAAWVQERIEGDLAYTTVMTILSRLHAKQAVTRERVGRSFVWRAASDEAGLAALRMRRVLDGHGDREAVLASFVTALTPDDERLLRDLLGDAGPAEPGESGRSEPPAEPKA, encoded by the coding sequence GTGACAGACCAGGACGGAGCCGGCGGCGTCGGTTGGCCGAGGCGTTCCCGCCGCCGGGGCCAGGGCGAGCTGGAAGCCCAGGTGCTGGCGGCGCTCCAGGGGGCTCCCGGCCCGGTCGGCGCGGCCTGGGTCCAGGAGCGCATCGAGGGGGATCTGGCCTACACCACGGTCATGACCATCCTGTCCCGGCTGCACGCCAAGCAGGCCGTGACCCGCGAGCGGGTCGGCCGGTCCTTCGTGTGGCGGGCGGCGTCGGACGAGGCGGGCCTGGCGGCGCTGCGGATGCGCCGGGTACTGGACGGCCACGGCGACCGCGAGGCCGTCCTGGCCAGCTTCGTCACGGCCCTGACGCCCGACGACGAGCGGCTCCTGCGGGACCTGCTCGGCGACGCGGGCCCGGCGGAGCCGGGGGAGTCAGGGCGGTCCGAGCCGCCGGCGGAGCCGAAGGCCTGA
- a CDS encoding geranyl diphosphate 2-C-methyltransferase, translating to MPTTQTEIAAMDDVLRTEYQKSVAEYWNTEKDPVNLRLGEVDGLYHHHYGIGDFDPSVLEGPEDTRDQRVIEELHRLETAQADVLLDHLGAIAPAHRLLDAGSGRGGTSIMANARFGCQVDGVTISEAQVGFANSQAAQRGVADQVRFHFRNMLDTAFDTGSRRGIWTNETTMYVDLFELYAEFSRLLEYGGRYVCVTGCSNDVTGLRSKAVSRIDEHYTCNIHPRSEYFKAMAANSLVPINVVDLTSATIPYWELRAKSSVATGIEEAFLTAYKEGSFHYLLIAADRI from the coding sequence ATGCCTACCACCCAGACGGAGATCGCCGCCATGGACGACGTGCTGCGCACCGAGTACCAGAAGTCCGTCGCCGAGTACTGGAACACCGAGAAGGACCCCGTCAACCTGCGGCTCGGCGAGGTCGACGGCCTGTACCACCACCACTACGGCATCGGCGACTTCGACCCGTCCGTCCTGGAGGGGCCCGAGGACACCCGGGACCAGCGCGTCATCGAGGAACTGCACCGCCTGGAGACCGCCCAGGCCGATGTCCTCCTCGACCACCTCGGCGCCATCGCCCCGGCCCACCGCCTGCTGGACGCCGGCTCCGGCCGCGGCGGCACCAGCATCATGGCCAACGCCCGCTTCGGCTGCCAGGTGGACGGCGTGACGATCTCCGAGGCCCAGGTCGGCTTCGCCAACAGCCAGGCGGCGCAGCGGGGCGTGGCCGACCAGGTGCGGTTCCACTTCCGGAACATGCTGGACACCGCGTTCGACACCGGCTCCCGCCGGGGCATCTGGACCAACGAGACCACCATGTACGTGGACCTGTTCGAGCTCTACGCCGAGTTCTCGCGGCTGCTGGAGTACGGCGGGCGGTACGTGTGCGTCACCGGCTGCTCCAACGACGTCACCGGCCTGCGCTCGAAGGCCGTCAGCCGCATCGACGAGCACTACACGTGCAACATCCACCCGCGCAGCGAGTACTTCAAGGCGATGGCGGCCAACAGCCTCGTGCCCATCAACGTCGTCGACCTGACCTCGGCGACCATCCCGTACTGGGAGCTGCGCGCGAAGTCCTCGGTGGCCACCGGCATCGAGGAGGCCTTCCTGACCGCGTACAAGGAGGGCAGCTTCCACTACCTGCTCATCGCGGCTGACCGGATCTGA
- a CDS encoding family 2 encapsulin nanocompartment cargo protein terpene cyclase, giving the protein MSLLSRMSAVAATDEVADLVGALLSDPARPGRPDLLAPPSETVAETVAETAPDASPNAAPNTAPDAASAPRPEPAGPDAPVLPSGPTGLGTSAARALIPSPAVEPPVPGGRTEQAAAEAATAGLPVLSGPTGPGTSAARLAVRERSSGSLGSPGNHGSPGGTNGSGSTDSSDGAGSRSSSRPALYCPPAVRDDPALGEAVNERLVAWAEEVGIYPGRLDMVRSANFGRLMMLAHPETDDPDRLLAAAKCGLSEWAVDDHIVDCEVEEPRHELLGQRLAICHSVIDQAQLPLRYAPQLERVVRNDPVARALRSCLDNLLLYATTTQVRRLRHELAIMFVAYNQEANWHTQGLRPPVWEYLMHRHENSFIPCMVLVDAIAGYEVPMAEFSDPRVRRAFNLAGTATVLMNDLYSMGKEDPTDFSLPMLIAAEDQCSMEEAVERSVRIHDELMHTFEAEAAALAATGSPELRRFLTGTWFWVAGNREWHAGSARYAPTT; this is encoded by the coding sequence GTGTCCCTGCTGTCTCGGATGTCCGCCGTCGCGGCCACCGACGAGGTGGCGGACCTGGTGGGCGCCCTGCTGTCCGATCCGGCGCGCCCGGGGAGGCCGGACCTGCTGGCGCCGCCGTCGGAAACGGTCGCGGAAACAGTCGCGGAGACGGCTCCCGACGCGTCTCCGAACGCGGCTCCGAACACGGCTCCCGACGCGGCTTCGGCCCCGCGTCCGGAGCCGGCGGGACCGGACGCGCCGGTGCTTCCGTCGGGGCCCACGGGGCTCGGCACCTCGGCCGCCAGGGCCCTGATCCCGTCGCCGGCCGTCGAGCCCCCGGTCCCCGGCGGTCGTACGGAGCAGGCCGCCGCGGAAGCGGCCACGGCCGGGCTCCCGGTGCTCAGCGGGCCCACGGGGCCGGGCACCTCCGCCGCCCGCCTCGCGGTCAGGGAGCGCTCCTCCGGCAGCCTCGGCAGCCCCGGCAACCACGGCAGCCCCGGCGGCACCAACGGCTCCGGCAGCACGGACAGCTCCGACGGCGCCGGCAGCCGGTCGTCGTCGCGGCCGGCGCTGTACTGCCCGCCCGCCGTCCGTGACGACCCCGCCCTGGGCGAGGCGGTCAACGAGCGGCTGGTGGCGTGGGCCGAGGAGGTGGGGATCTACCCTGGCCGGCTCGACATGGTCCGTTCGGCCAACTTCGGGCGCCTGATGATGCTGGCCCACCCCGAGACGGACGACCCGGACCGGCTGCTCGCGGCGGCGAAGTGCGGGCTGTCGGAGTGGGCGGTCGACGACCACATCGTCGACTGCGAGGTGGAGGAGCCCCGCCACGAACTGCTCGGCCAGCGCCTCGCGATCTGCCACTCGGTGATCGACCAGGCCCAGCTCCCGCTGCGGTACGCGCCCCAGCTCGAACGGGTCGTGCGGAACGACCCGGTCGCGCGGGCGCTCCGCTCCTGCCTGGACAACCTCCTGCTGTACGCCACGACGACCCAGGTGCGCCGGCTCCGCCACGAGCTGGCCATCATGTTCGTCGCGTACAACCAGGAGGCGAACTGGCACACGCAGGGCCTGAGGCCGCCGGTCTGGGAGTACCTGATGCACCGGCACGAGAACAGCTTCATCCCGTGCATGGTGCTGGTCGACGCCATCGCCGGGTACGAGGTGCCGATGGCCGAGTTCTCCGATCCGCGGGTGCGCCGCGCCTTCAACCTGGCCGGCACCGCGACCGTGCTCATGAACGACCTGTACTCGATGGGCAAGGAAGACCCCACGGACTTCAGCCTGCCCATGCTGATCGCGGCCGAGGACCAGTGCTCGATGGAGGAAGCGGTCGAGCGCAGTGTCCGGATCCACGACGAGCTGATGCACACCTTCGAGGCCGAGGCCGCCGCGCTCGCCGCCACCGGCTCACCGGAGCTGCGCCGCTTCCTGACCGGGACGTGGTTCTGGGTGGCCGGCAACCGCGAATGGCACGCCGGCAGCGCACGCTACGCGCCGACCACCTGA
- a CDS encoding DUF2231 domain-containing protein, whose protein sequence is MDGPSPQAKRPVSAVLAGPYGHPFHPILVTVPIGAWVGSLVFDIASHIVDDPDFLSRGAMWLMAIGVIGALVAAVVGFLDLLVIPAGSRAFRVGLLHMTLNLLVTAGYVAGFLWRQSDGPSGSVPAGQLTLNAVSLAVLGVSGFLGGKLAYHYGVRVADEATQAEGFTPYRRGTSGRTG, encoded by the coding sequence ATGGACGGGCCGTCGCCGCAGGCCAAGCGGCCGGTCAGCGCCGTGCTCGCCGGGCCGTACGGGCATCCCTTCCACCCGATCCTCGTCACGGTGCCGATCGGCGCCTGGGTGGGCAGCCTCGTCTTCGACATCGCCTCCCACATCGTGGACGACCCCGACTTCCTGTCCCGGGGAGCCATGTGGCTGATGGCCATCGGAGTGATCGGCGCCCTGGTCGCGGCGGTGGTCGGCTTCCTGGACCTGCTGGTCATCCCGGCCGGCAGCCGCGCGTTCCGCGTCGGCCTGCTGCACATGACGCTGAACCTGCTGGTGACGGCGGGCTATGTGGCCGGCTTCCTGTGGCGGCAGAGCGACGGGCCGTCGGGCAGCGTGCCGGCGGGACAGCTCACGCTGAACGCCGTGAGCCTGGCCGTGCTGGGCGTCTCCGGATTCCTGGGCGGCAAGCTCGCCTACCACTACGGGGTCCGGGTCGCGGACGAGGCGACCCAGGCGGAGGGCTTCACCCCGTACCGCCGCGGGACTTCCGGACGTACCGGCTGA